The Schistosoma mansoni, WGS project CABG00000000 data, supercontig 0111, strain Puerto Rico, whole genome shotgun sequence genome has a segment encoding these proteins:
- a CDS encoding fbxl16, putative translates to MTSFAKACIDFSNNLKNLRFTKSNATTTSSTVTVNNSTATMTKSSVVLNFQSDTIKNSVTNEYIISVTNRIVANNSKTNNHHSNVNSTEEKHRNEKNHKNSEHFTDDKCTICNKLFPIPNNISASDASNTNNNTTSINSTNLGGRISDEKEDSSVLGKSMVVKHSEINSLENPTISPNTTAMTQNRKNIIPNGSVNSDSLKNMISNYSDYRLSNSKISNSLPSSPVPRHSFTMKNKPSSEIRQDSNTADNRRAHSNINSLTDSPFTFKATLSPTMTHRLAILARNCKNSIVSNGNSISGSDSTGFTYNRYSNNSISSSSPLSSHRGTTVAAIKQRLVNQGLRINLNIPVKKLSCTRYRDYVRRQKRGCPHTIESLWLNKNFMNNIFAYLTGTELIHYSIVCRTWYEFMCLNGFQNKLCFVLNIKKLIKEIENSHEDSKSNQHTDYKDPIIISNHSDHIPLPNDLLYSYLEDSIRIRIVSAINRHLETIKIVQLVERFSSILYNILEMLLSPNHNVIMTSLSQSSTVESYFPQINTTVANTLTKTKTFNNRILLTSNESCSTWINDTDKDNKSVFKTNDFINSFQKQVKKQQQQNGFIQDNSVITVNHSIQNKLPSNTDSPSTPSDTWTFKRTSGSKNSISSNLSSLENVNSNSSYTHKFTHIIFKSCSIPDQSLSRLINLFPSIKQLEFECCNDFTELAFWSCLLPSIEYLTVFDCINVSDESMNAIGHLLPELKCFKFQAYHITDAALSYFSTKQRINMHTMELTQCMDVTNQGIMTLAYTLNNLQVLSLSGCSKLTDDGLDVICENLKRLISLNLSWCSKITDSGLECVACDLVLLKKLLLDRCTELTDLGISHLATMSNLQHLSVRWCINLSDGSIPHLLSTTGLSYLCLSGCKRISEDGLCTLARHPRLNYLELAHLPAATQPVKLYLNKNLPCCKLLC, encoded by the exons ATGACATCATTTGCCAAAGCATGTATAGATTTTtctaataatttgaaaaatttaCGTTTTACTAAATCAAATGCTACAACCACTTCTTCTACTGTTACGGTGAACAATTCAACAGCTACAATGACTAAGTCATCAGTTGTTTTAAATTTTCAGTCGGATACAATAAAAAACTCCGTGACAAATGAATATATTATTTCAGTCACCAATAGAATTGTAGCCAATAATTCTAAAACTAACAATCATCATTCTAATGTTAATTCAACTGAAGAAAAACATCGAAATGAGAAGAATCATAAGAACAGTGAACACTTTACAGATGATAAATGTACCATTTGTAATAAACTGTTCCCTATTCCTAATAACATCAGTGCTAGCGATGCAAGCAACACCAATAACAATACTACAAGCATTAATAGCACAAATCTTGGTGGTAGAATTTCAGATGAAAAAGAAGACTCATCAGTATTAGGAAAGTCAATGGTTGTAAAGCACTCTGAAATTAATTCCCTTGAAAACCCTACAATTTCTCCTAATACAACAGCAATGACTCAAAATAGAAAAAACATTATACCTAATGGATCTGTAAATAGTGATTCGTTAAAAAATATGATTTCAAATTATTCTGACTATCGATTATCGAATTCGAAAATCTCAAACTCGTTACCTAGTAGTCCAGTACCAAGACATAGTTTTACAATGAAAAATAAGCCTTCATCAGAAATTAGGCAGGATAGCAATACTGCTGATAACAGACGTGCTCATAGtaatataaatagtttaacAGATTCCCCATTCACATTCAAAGCCACACTTTCTCCAACAATGACACATCGTTTAGCTATTCTTGCACGTAACTGTAAAAATAGTATTGTTAGTAACGGTAATAGTATCAGTGGTAGCGATTCTACCGGCTTTACATACAACCGTTattcaaataattcaatttCATCATCTTCACCCTTATCATCTCATCGTGGAACAACAGTAGCTGCCATAAAACAAAGATTGGTAAATCAAGGATTGCGAATTAATTTAAACATTCCAGTTAAGAAACTATCATGTACACGTTATCGAGATTATGTAAGACGTCAAAAAAGAGGTTGTCCGCATACAATTGAATCGTTATGGTTGAATAAGaattttatgaataatatatttgcttATTTAACTGGAACTGAACTGATTCACTATTCAATCGTATGCCGTACATGGTAtgaatttatgtgtttaaatggtTTCCAGAATAAATTATGCTTTGTTTTAAACATCAAAAAATTAATTAAGGAAATAGAAAACAGTCACGAAGATTCAAAATCGAATCAACATACAGATTATAAAGACCCAATTATTATTTCAAACCATAGTGATCACATTCCATTACCAAATGATTTATTGTATAGTTATTTAGAAGACTCTATTCGAATTCGCATTGTATCCGCTATAAACAGACACCTGGAAACCATTAAAATTGTACAGTTAGTTGAGAGATTTAGTTCAATATTGTATAATATACTAGAAATGTTATTAAGCCCAAATCACAACGTAATTATGACATCACTATCACAATCCTCCACTGTTGAATCGTATTTCCCTCAGATAAACACAACAGTTGCAAACACTTTGACTAAAACTAAAACATTCAACAACCGAATATTATTGACATCAAATGAAAGTTGTTCAACATGGATAAATGATACAGACAAGGATAATAAGTCAGTGTTCAAGAcaaatgattttattaattCATTCCAAAAACAAgtgaaaaaacaacaacaacaaaatggtTTTATACAAGACAATAGTGTCATAACAGTAAACCATtctatacaaaataaattaccATCAAATACTGATTCACCTTCAACACCGAGTGATACATGGACATTTAAAAGAACCAGTGGTTCTAAAAACTCTATCTCTTCAAATCTCTCAAGTCTGGAGAACGTTAATAGTAATTCTTCATACACACATAAATTTACTCATATAATATTTAAATCATGTAGTATACCAGACCAATCATTGTCacgtttaataaatttattcccTTCTATAAAACAATTGGAATTTGAGTGTTGTAACGATTTTACCGAATTAGCTTTTTGGTCTTGTCTTTTACCAAGCATTGAATATTTAACAGTGTTTGATTGTATCAATGTTTCAGATGAAAGTATGAATGCGATTGGACATCTATTACCAgaattaaaatgttttaaatttcAAGCTTATCATATAACAGATGCAGCATTAAGTTATTTTAGTACAAAACAACGAATTAATATGCATACAATGGAATTGACTCAGTGTATGGATGTAACAAATCAAGGTATCATGACATTGGCCTATACATTGAACAATCTACAAGTTTTGAGTTTAAGTGGATGCAGCAAACTAACTGATGATGGTTTAGATGTGATATGTGAAAATCTAAAACGTTTAATATCGTTGAATTTATCATGGTGCTCCAAGATCACTGACAGCGGATTAGAATGCGTAGCATGTGATTTAGTTCTGTTGAAAAAATTACTACTAGACAG GTGTACAGAATTGACTGATCTGGGAATAAGCCATCTAGCAACAATGTCTAATCTTCAACATCTCAGTGTAAGATGGTGCATCAATTTATCAGATGGTAGTATACCTCATTTACTTAGTACGACAGGATTAAGTTATCTATGCTTAAGTG gTTGTAAAAGGATAAGTGAAGATGGTCTATGTACATTAGCTCGTCATCCACGTTTGAATTATCTGGAATTGGCTCATTTACCAGCAGCTACACAACCAGTGAAGTTATATTTGAACAAAAATTTACCATGTTGTAAATTATTATGCTAG
- a CDS encoding DNA-directed rna polymerase III 25 kD polypeptide, putative yields the protein MDTVVIKPNYICSDMKEIMEQELNSRFCSKVIYKVGLCISLWDILKVEESFISDVDGAYYTTVSFRIVCFRPFIDEILIGIVKSLSKAGLRVSLNFFDDVFIPAEKLRSPSRYDYEQNAWIWEYAYEGETAELRIDKHDTIRFRVVEEVWSDPNPDSDKTNISTSNDPLEYGDSNLDSLIELKAPYTIIGSVVADGLGVTCWWVS from the exons ATGGATACTGTTGTTATTAAGCCTAACTATATCTGTTCAGATATGAAGGAAATAATGGAGCAGGAGCTTAATTCTCGTTTCTGCAGCAAA GTTATTTACAAAGTTGGTCTGTGCATTTCTTTATGGGACATTTTAAAAGTTGAAGAAAGCTTTATATCAGATGTCGATGGTGCCTATTATACTACAG TGAGCTTTCGAATTGTTTGCTTTCGTCCATTTATTGATGAAATTCTTATTGGAATTGTAAAATCTCTCTCCAAAGCTGGCTTACGTGTGTCACTGAATTTTTTTGATGATGTGTTTATACCTGCAGAAAAACTACGCTCACCTTCAAGATA CGATTATGAACAAAATGCATGGATATGGGAGTATGCGTACGAAGGTGAAACAGCTGAATTGCGCATTGACAAACATGATACTATTCG ATTTCGTGTAGTTGAAGAAGTTTGGTCTGATCCGAACCCAGATAGTGACAAAACTAATATTTCAACTTCTAACGACCCATTAGAGTACGGTGATAGTAATCTAGACTCTTTAATTGAACTTAAAGCTCCCTATACAATAATC GGTTCAGTTGTAGCTGATGGACTGGGTGTAACTTGTTGGTGGGTCAGTTAA